CTGAGAATATACTGCCTTCGTTTGTTTTAAACTGTGCTGTAATTTTAAATGAAGCTTCTGGAGTAAACCCTTCTATATCTCTCTCACGTTCTACAATTAAACGTACCGCTACAGACTGAACTCTACCCGCTGAAAGTCCTGGTTTTATTTTTTTCCATAACACAGGAGAAAGTTCATACCCTACTAATCTATCTAAAACCCTTCTTGCTTGTTGTGCATTTACAAGATCATAATTAATCTCTCTAGGGTTTTCAATTGCTTTTTGTATTGCAGATTTTGTAATACTATTAAAAACAATCCGTTTGGTTTTACTTTTGTCTAACTTTAGTTCTTGTTCTAAGTGCCATGAAATAGCTTCCCCTTCTCGATCCTCATCACTTGCTAACCATATAGTGTCTGCTTTTTTTGCTAAATCTTTAAGTTTTTTAACTAAAGCTTCTTTGTCTTTACTTACTATATATTTTGCTTCAAAATCATTTTCAACATCTACCCCTAATTCCTTAGAAGGTAAGTCGGCTATATGACCAAAACTGGATTCTACCTTGAAGTCCTTTCCTAAAAATTTCTCTATTGTTTTTGCTTTTGCAGGAGACTCTACGATTACTAAATTCTTTGCCATTGACTAGTTTTTGGTCTTACAAAAGTATACCAATTTTTTTATTTTACGCGGTATCCTTACTATATAGGTGATATTTAGCCGTATAAAAGCATTTAAAAACACGTTATAGGCACCTCCTTTTCAATAAAAAAAAGAAGCCTTTTTAAAAATATTACTACAAAGAAAGTGTGCTTAACAATGCTATAGAACGCTCTTGATATTGATACTGATACAAAAAACCATCTCCAACAATTAAAAGGCTATTTTCCAGCGGAATAACATCAAAAGTTACGATGTTTTCAAAGTGATTAAGCGCTTCCAAATTCTCAACATCTGTTTTATCATATACCTTTAATCCTGCCTTTCCATCACATACAAATAGCAGGTTATCTTTTAAGCCTAAACCATACGGTTCTTCCATCGCATAAGATTTTAAAAGTATCGGATTTTTAATATCTTGAATATCTATAACAAACAATCCGCTCTCTGTAGCACCACAAGAATTACCTCCGCGTAGTGTTACATAAGCATATTTATCATCTACAACAACAGGATCACAAGCGGTACCATGTTGAAATTCTGAAACAAATTGCGGCGTACTTGGCGAAGAAATATCATAGATATACATACCACTCTTACTTCCTAAAAACAAATATTGATTGCGATTAAAAATGGTCTCAATATCAAAACCTGCGTAAACATCTTCTAAATCTTTCGGGTTTTCTAAATTAGAAATATCAAAGACATTAATCGTATGACTATCCACTGCATACAAATAATCGTTTACAATTTTAAAACGTGCTAGAGAACCACCCTGCCCTACAGCGGCATTGTTAGAAACCATATCGAATATCTCACCTCCACTACTAAAACGCTCCTCATATTCTGATATTAATCTAGGTTCCGAAACTGTTTCCCAACCTAAAACTATTTCATTTTCATAGTCTATATCGTCATATTCATAAAAATCTGCTACAGGCCAAACCCCATTGTTTCTCAAAACACCCTCTAACCTATTTACCACATGAATATTTGCTAAATTTGAAAAATCTATGACCACTAAATCACTCAAACTATCTGCAAACAAATAATTACCCTTAACAGAAATATCAACATTTCCAGGAATTTTTATATAGGCAATTCTCTTAGGATTCTTTGGGTCCTTATTATCAATTACATGAACTCCTTGATATGTATCATTAATAAAAATAAAACTCTCATACGCATAGATTTTGCCCGATTCTTCAATAAATTTAGGAGGTAAAACAGTTACTCCGTTTTTAAAATCTTCTTTAGATATAGTCAAAGGTTTCGCAACTATATAATCCGCATACTTTTCATCATCTTTAGTATCACAAGAAATAAATCCTAGAGTCGACAAAAAAAACAAGGCAATAAAAAAATATTTCATGAATGGTTCGTTTTCAATTGGTTATTTATTAGAATGGTTGCGAAAAAGATTAGAAATTCTGATAAACCATAGTTTGAATACAACTTTCATCATCTAAAACAATCCGCAACAACTCATAAGAAGCTATAGGTTTAAAGTTAAAAGGGTGCGCCATAAGATCTACCCCACTTTTTTTCTTTAATCGGTTCCCCATACTGGTAACCACATCCACATTAGGTTCATAATGTCCATTAGGGATATGCTCTGTAACAATACAATAGGTATAATTTTTAAGCTGAGTTAAAAATGACTGAATTTCAATATTTGAAAGATGTTGTAATACTTGTCGAACAAAAATACAATCTGCTTTCGGCAGATCATCATTACAGATATCTAAACATTGGAATACCAATTTATCATTTTTAAATTTTATTTTATTTCTTTCAATTAAAGCTGAAACAATATCTACAGCAAAATATTTCTCTGAAAATTCTACTAATTGGCGTCCGATATTAAAATCTCCACAACCAACATCACAGATAACAAGAGGCTTCTTAAAAGACTTTAAAAAAACGGACACTTCCTTTATATAAGGATCCACTATAACTCCTAGATGAGAGCCATCTCCTGAATAAAAATCGGCCTTCTCTCCTCCCCACAAATGCTTTTCATAAATTTGACGCATTACATCTATAGTCGGCCATCGTTTCTTAACCGACCCATTTTCTTCTTTCTTCATCTTGAAATCCCCAATTTTATGGAGGGTTAAAATTGATGAAATAAATCTAGATTACAAATTTCACTAATTTTTAACTGCCAATATGACAGAACGTATCTAAAAATCTTATCTTTGCTGTCCTAATAAATCATTCTGTTGATTATCATAGTACATGGAGAAAATTATTAATGAAGAAAACCAAGGGCAAGCTGTTGCTCTTGATAAAATTACTGGAAATGGTCGCAAACTATATATTGAAAGTTATGGTTGCGCCATGAATTTTTCCGACAGCGAGGTGGTTGCATCCAT
This genomic stretch from Cellulophaga algicola DSM 14237 harbors:
- a CDS encoding class I SAM-dependent methyltransferase, with the translated sequence MKKEENGSVKKRWPTIDVMRQIYEKHLWGGEKADFYSGDGSHLGVIVDPYIKEVSVFLKSFKKPLVICDVGCGDFNIGRQLVEFSEKYFAVDIVSALIERNKIKFKNDKLVFQCLDICNDDLPKADCIFVRQVLQHLSNIEIQSFLTQLKNYTYCIVTEHIPNGHYEPNVDVVTSMGNRLKKKSGVDLMAHPFNFKPIASYELLRIVLDDESCIQTMVYQNF
- a CDS encoding LVIVD repeat-containing protein → MKYFFIALFFLSTLGFISCDTKDDEKYADYIVAKPLTISKEDFKNGVTVLPPKFIEESGKIYAYESFIFINDTYQGVHVIDNKDPKNPKRIAYIKIPGNVDISVKGNYLFADSLSDLVVIDFSNLANIHVVNRLEGVLRNNGVWPVADFYEYDDIDYENEIVLGWETVSEPRLISEYEERFSSGGEIFDMVSNNAAVGQGGSLARFKIVNDYLYAVDSHTINVFDISNLENPKDLEDVYAGFDIETIFNRNQYLFLGSKSGMYIYDISSPSTPQFVSEFQHGTACDPVVVDDKYAYVTLRGGNSCGATESGLFVIDIQDIKNPILLKSYAMEEPYGLGLKDNLLFVCDGKAGLKVYDKTDVENLEALNHFENIVTFDVIPLENSLLIVGDGFLYQYQYQERSIALLSTLSL